A stretch of DNA from Streptomyces gobiensis:
GCCCATGGGGTGAAGATCACCGGCGGCTTCTCCGGTGCGGTCGCCGAGCAAGTTGAGGGCACCGCCACCGTCACCTACGCGTCCATCGCCCGTGCCCTGGACGGCGACACCGGGAAGACCGAGATCGCCCCAGTCACCGGCGGCCCGGACCGGATCCGCATTACCCGGGACGGCATGCATGTCATCGCCCGGATCTCCACCGACGGCAACACCATCCGTATCACCCCGGAGACCGAGGGAGCTCCGGAGCAGAACATCTCCCTGACCGGGATCCCCTGGGGCATCACAGCCAAGACCGTGCAGGCCACCGACGACGGAATCAAGGTGTCCTTCGCCGGAAACGGAGTCACCCTCGCCGGGTGAGCCTGAGGAAAGAGCCAGCGGAGTGCCGCAGGAGAGAGATCCCGGACAGCGCATTACTGGAGCGGGGGGCCGGGAAGACGGCGGCGTTCCTGTCGCGGGCGGTCTTCGACAGCATGCTCGGCCTGGGACCGGTGCGGGTGCTGGATCTGCTGGACCAGGCCCTGGCCGAGCAAACCGGTACCGTCTTCCAGGACGCGAATGAACGCCTTCAGCGCGCGGTCAACGTCAGTCAGGAGCGTACGCCTCATGGCGGCCGGTGAAGGCCGCAGTGGAATACGTGGACGTGGTCCCCGAGCCGGTCACCGACGAGCGCCTGACCGCGTGGCTCACCGAGCGGGAGAACAGCTTCCCTGCATGGGCCGGGAAAGCAGGCGAGAGAGTACGAGGGCGAGTTTGGGTACGACACCACCCTCCGACGCGCGATCCGCTAGGCGGGGCCTCCTGAAAATTGTCTGGCCCAGAAGCAACCCTCCGGGCCATTTGCTCGGGCTGTCGTGGAACGGGTGACGGGAATCGAACCGCGCTCTGAGCCTTGAAATCACCCGGGACCTGGCGGGAAATTGGCAGGTCGTGCCGGGCAGCGACTTCATCCTCAGCAGAGACAAGCGGGCCGCCCAGGATCCCCACGTAAGCGGCCCGCTTGTTCGAAGGTTTACCGATCCTGCAGAAGCCGGGTCACAGACCCGTTCTCGAACACCTCCCGTACGGCGCTCGCGATCAGAGGCGCGATCGGCAGGACAGTGACCTTGTCCAAGGCGAGGTCCGCGGGCACTGGCAGGGTGTCGGTGAAGATGAACTCGCTGACCTTCGAGTTCATCAGCCGGTCGCCTGCGGGGCCTGAGAGCACGCCGTGCGTGGCCGCCACGATCACATCCTCCGCCCCCTGAGCGAACAGCGCGTCGGCAGCGGCGCAGATTGTGCCACCTGTGTCGATCATGTCATCGACCAGGACACACACCCGGCCCTGCACCTCACCCACGACCTCGTGCGCTGTGACCTGGTTCGCGACGTCCCTGTCACGCCGCTTGTGCACGATAGCCAGAGGCGCCCCGAGACGGTCACACCAGCCGTCCGCCACCCGCACGCGCCCCGCATCGGGGGAGACGACCGTCAACTTCTTCCGGTCGCCCTTGGCGCCGACGTACTCCGCAAGCACCGGCCTGGCGAACAGATGGTCCACGGGGCCGTCGAAGAAGCCCTGGATCTGGTCGGCGTGCAGGTCGATGGTCAGGATCCGGTCCGCGCCCGCGGTCTTCAGCAGATCGGCCATGAGCCGGGCTGAGATGGGCTCCCGGCCGCTGTGTTTGCGATCCTGCCGGGCGTAGCCGTAGAACGGCACGATGACGGTGATGTTCTGTGCGGAGGCCCGCTTCAGCGCGTCAATCATGACCAGCTGTTCCATGATCGACTTGTTAATGGGGGCTGTGTGGCTCTGCATGAGGAAGCAGTCCGCACCCCGCACTGACGCCTGATAGCGGACGTAGATCTCGCCGTTGGCGAAGTCGATCGCCTTCGTGGGCACCAGCGACGTCCCCAGCTCGTCAGCGACCGCCTCGGCCAGCCGGGGGTGCGCACGCCCGGAGAACAGCAGCATCTGCCTCTCGTTCATGTGACGTCCCCCTGCCGCAGGACCGGGTAGTCGGTGTATCCACGATGGTCGCCACCGTAGAGCGCACTCTCATCGACCGTGTTGTACGGACCGCCGGCACGGATACGGTCCGGCAAGTCCGGATTGGCCAGGAACATGGCGCCGAAGCAGACGGCATCAGCGACCCCGTCATTCAGAGCCTCGGTTGCGGTCTCCGGGCTGACCGGCCCCGCATCGGTGGTGGAGTGTGGGTTGAGAATCAGCTGCCCCTGCCACTGCTCACGCACCGCCAGCGTCTGGGGCCGGTTTGCGGCCTCCATCACATGCAAGAACGCCAGCGGCGGCAGTGCTTGGACCAGCTCGGCGTACAGATGGGCGGTGTCGCTCTCGGCGATGTCGTTGTACGGGTTGGCGGGCGAGATGCGCATCCCGACCCTGTCGGCTCCTATTCGTCCGGCGGTGGCCTCGGCCACTTCGGCCACGAAGCGGGTACGGGCAGCAACGCTGCCGCCGTATGCGTCGGTGCGGTGGTTGGTGTTGTCCGACAGGAACTGATGGAGCAGGAATCCGTTACCGGCGTGCAGCTCAACCCCGTCGAATCCGGCATCGATGGCGTTCTGGGACGCGGCCGCGAAGTCGCGGACGGCCTGGGCGATCTCGTCGGCCGTCAGTTCGTGCGGCACTGGGTAGTCCAACGGGCCGTCGGGGCCGAAGCACTGCCCGGCGGCGGCTATCGGGGAGGGTGCGACCGAATGGTGCGCGCTGGGATACAGCGAGGGATGGCCGATGCGCCCGGAGTGCATCAGCTGAGCCACGATCCGGCCGTCGGCCCGGTGCACGGCTTCGGTGACGGGCTGCCAGGAAGCGACCTGCTCGTCAGTGTGCAGCCCTGGGGTATTGAGGAACCCCTGGCCGACGGTGCTGGGCTGGATGCCTTCGGTAATGATGAGGCCGGCGCTGGCACGCTGGGCGTAGTAGGTGGCCATCAGCTCAGTGGCCCGGCCGTCGGCGGTGGCCCGGTTCCGCGTCATGGGGGCCATGACCATGCGGTTGTTCAGGGCCAGTTTGCCCAGGGTGACCGGTTCGAACAGCGTCTTGGACATGCTTCTCCTGCTAGGGATCGTTGAAGTGAAGTGGGGCAGGATCTATTCGCCTGAGAGTTCGGCACGGTGCCGGGCGTGCGCGACGGCCAGGCGCCCCGCAACCTCGGCGCAAGACACCAGAACCGCCATGTTGGCCTGCGCCGATCGCCCGTCGGTGGCTGCGTCTACCGCCCGCATCAGGTACTTGGTAATGCCTTGACCTGAGACGCCGTCTCGCCCGGCCGCGGCCACGGTCTTGCGGATAGCCGCGTCGACCTCTGCAGAGTCGATGGCGTCTTCTTCCCTGACCGGCGTGGTGATCAGGAACGAGCTGTGATTGCCCAGCGCCCAGTGGGCCTCGATGGCGCGGGCAATGATCTGCTCGTCGTCCAGCCGGTGCGGGGCACGATGGCCACTCGTGCGGCAGTAGAAGGCAGGGAAGTCATCCGACTGGTAGGAGACCACCGGAACACACTGCGTTTCCAGGTACTCCAGGGTCAGCCCCAGGTCCAGGATCATCTTCGCGCCTGCGCAGACGACGGCGACTTTGGAGCGGGTGAACTGGATCAGATCCGAGGAGATGTCGAACGTTTCCTGGGCGCCGCGGTGAACCCCGCCGATGCCGGCGGAGGAGAAGAACGGGATCCCCGCCAGCTCGGCCGCCACGACCGAGGACGCCACGGTCGTGGCGCCCATGCCGCCCTGGGCCAACACGACCGGCATATCGCGGCTGGAGACCTTCGGAATCCCCGGCGTGGCTGCGAACCGCTCAATGTCCTCGTCCGTCATGCCGACGCGTATCGCGCCATTTTCGATGCAGATCGTCGCTGGTACCGCTCCGCCGACCCGAACCGCGGCTTCCACCTTCCGGGCGGTGGCCGCGTTGTCCGGATACGGCAGACCGTGCGTGATGACGTTGCTTTCCAGCGCCACGATCGGCGCGTTCTCGTGGAGGGCCTGGTGGACCTCGTCGCTGTAGATGATCGGGATGCCGCTGCGTGCACTCATTGGGCTCTCACTTCTTCTTCCCGTAAGCGGGTGCTCTGATCAGCAGGTCCTCCCGCGCGAAGATCTCTGCGAGGACTTGCTCGTTCCAGTCGTTCTTCGCGATCGGCTCCAGCGCGATCGAGATGGTCTCTTCTCCGGTGTCGAAGGTGTCCATGACGGCCTTGCTGACCGCCGCGTCGATCGCCTGGCTCTGCTCTTCGGTGAAGTCCCTGGGTGAGGTGGGGCTGGGGCGGCACACCGGTCGCGAAACGCCGCGTTGGCCGGTGTGCCGTCCTGTCCTCCCCCGGTGGGGGGATTGCCGGGGCGAGGAGTCTGGTGCTTGCTCAGCTCAAGGCCAGCCGGGTGCGGATGGCCCCCACCAGCTCGGCGACGCCGTGGCTTTTGAGCACCTGGTAGTGGTCGCCTTCGAGGTCGAGCACGGTGGGCGGGGCTGCCGAATAGCCGGAACGGCCTTCGATGAAGGAATAGTCGTCCCCGCTCGCCTTGAAGATCGTCACCGGTGCGTCGAGTCGGCGTTCGGACAGCTCATCGAACGAGTAGTCGAACTCGTAGGTCTCCCCGACGATGCGTGTGATGCGCCGGACCAGCTCCTTATCCAGCGCAGGGAAGGCTGCGGCGATGCAGGCCACGAAGCTGTCCTCATCCCGTGTGGCCCGCAGGCACGCATACAGCTCGGGTCCGGTGATCGAGCCCGCGAAGACGGAGAACAGGATCGTTACGTAGGCAGGGTTGCGGTAGGAGGCTTCACGGCCGTGCTGCCGCCTGTCTACCTGCCGCACCTTGGGGTTGCCGGGACAGATCAGCAGCAGGTTCTCCACCTTCTCCCCGGCCTGCTCCAGCTGCCACGCGGTCTCGAAGGCCACCCGGGCGCCGAAGGAGTAGCCCCACAGGGTGTAGGGGCCTTCGGACTGGGCGCGGCGGATCTCCTCCACATCGGCCGCGGCCATGTCCCGGATGGTGGGGTAGGGCACCTCGCCTGTGTTGATGCCGGCCGCCTGGATGCCGTAGAAGGGGCCACCTGTGCCCGCCTCTTGGGCCAGGAGACGCAGGTTCATGGGGTATCCGCCAAGACCCGGCCAGGCGAACACCGGCGTTCCTTCGCCCCCGTCGTGCAGAAGCAGCAGGCGCGAAGACGGCTCGGGGCTGTCGTCCTCGATGCGGGCTGCGAGATCGCCCAGCTTGGAGTACTCGAAGAGGATCTGCAGGGGTAGGGAGGTCCCGAACTCCCGGTTGATCTTGTGCGTGAGCATCACGGCGATCAGAGAGTTCCCCCCAGAGGCGAAGAAGGTGTCCTCCATCGAGACATCCGAATACTTCAGCGCCTTCCCCCACGCGTCGACCAGCCATCGTTCAACCGGCGTCTCAGGGGCCACATAAGTTGCAGCGGTATTCGCGGCATCATTCACCTCCTCCGAGGCCGCCAGGGCTTTGCAGTCGATCTTTCCATTGGCGGTCAGGGGCAGCTCGTCCAGCATCAGCACCCGGTTGGGGATCATGTAGTCGGGGAGGAACCGGGCAAGGTCGTCCCGGATCATCTCGGTCGGGCCTTTCATATGGACCGAGTCCTCGCGCATGCCGGTGGAGCGGATCTGCTCCTCGCTGACCTTGCCGCCGAGGAAGAAGTACGACGCTCCCGAAGCGACGCCGGCGTCGTCGAGGATGTCGTCGATGCGCTGCGCGGCCGGAAGTGGATACCCCGTCTTCGAGGAGTAGCCGGAGGACATGAAGCCCAGCTGCAAGCCGTTGCGCTGTAGATGGTGCAGCTTCTTGCCCAGACTCACGTACTCCAGCCAGCCCTGGTCGGCCCTGCTGACCGCGGTGATCCCGAAACTCGCGGACTCATAGGCGCCCTGATTGATCGCGATGACGTGCTTCTTCAGCACCATCTCATCCGAGATGCGGTCGAAGTCGCCGTCAGCGTAGCGGTACATGCCGCTCCGCAGCCCCTCCACGCGGCCCGGGTGGGCCTGCAGGAATATCTCCACTGCGTCGAAGCCGGGCTGCCCGTCGTTGGAGCCGATCTCGAACGTCCCCAGGTAGTAGTCCTCTCCGGCCACGTCCAGGACGTCCTTCACCGACTGCCGGTACCCCGCCGGCCGGATCGTCAGCCCGTACTCGGGCAGCACTTCCTCGAATACGCCCAGCATGTGGCCGGTCTCGAACTCCAGCACCTCCTGGATGTTGTTGCGGTACACCGGCTCGATTGCCTGCTTCTTGCCCAGGAAGTGCACCTCCACGCCTTCCGGTGCCGGGCACTGCGCATCACTGACACGCACCAGCGTGTGATCCATGGGGTGGAAGTAGTAGACGCCCGCATCCAGCCCCGCGACACCGCCGGTCTCCAGATACATCTGCGTGGCATACAGCGCCCCCGGGGAGGCGTAGGCATACTTCGGCAGCAGCCGTTCCTCGCTGTAGAACGGGCCGAACCAGCGCAGTATCTCGCCCAGCTCAGCGCGTCGCAGCTGATCGACGCTGCGTGAGTAGCTGGTCACCTCACGGGGCTGGAGCAGCTCCCGCAGGTCGGCGTAGGAGACCTCGCCGCCCTCGTAGAACCGGTAGGTCTTACGGGCGAACACCTCCCGCCGCTGTCGGCTCGACTCCTTACCTCCGGGCAGCTCGATCACCGGTCGGATCCGAAGCTCCTCAGGGTCCCGAAGGCCTGGGTTGGACAGCTGGGCCTTGACCTGAAGCTTGCTCTCCTTGGACTGGTGGTGGGAGCCGTGGTTGCCCTGGTCCATCAGGGCGGCTTCCTTGGGGTTCAGCTCTACGCACGCGACGAGGTTCTGGAAGCCGGTGCGCGGGTCGTCGGTGACCACAGCAGCGGCCCGCTTGACCCAGATATGCTCCTCGATCGCCGAGGCGATCTCCTCCAGCTCCACGCGGTAGCCGCGCAGCTTGACCTGGGAGTCCGCACGGCCGGAGAACTGGATCGTCCCATCGGGGTTCCAGTACGCCAGGTCACCGGTCTTGTACAGGCGCTCGCAC
This window harbors:
- a CDS encoding pseudouridine-5'-phosphate glycosidase, with amino-acid sequence MSARSGIPIIYSDEVHQALHENAPIVALESNVITHGLPYPDNAATARKVEAAVRVGGAVPATICIENGAIRVGMTDEDIERFAATPGIPKVSSRDMPVVLAQGGMGATTVASSVVAAELAGIPFFSSAGIGGVHRGAQETFDISSDLIQFTRSKVAVVCAGAKMILDLGLTLEYLETQCVPVVSYQSDDFPAFYCRTSGHRAPHRLDDEQIIARAIEAHWALGNHSSFLITTPVREEDAIDSAEVDAAIRKTVAAAGRDGVSGQGITKYLMRAVDAATDGRSAQANMAVLVSCAEVAGRLAVAHARHRAELSGE
- a CDS encoding ribose-phosphate diphosphokinase, with the protein product MNERQMLLFSGRAHPRLAEAVADELGTSLVPTKAIDFANGEIYVRYQASVRGADCFLMQSHTAPINKSIMEQLVMIDALKRASAQNITVIVPFYGYARQDRKHSGREPISARLMADLLKTAGADRILTIDLHADQIQGFFDGPVDHLFARPVLAEYVGAKGDRKKLTVVSPDAGRVRVADGWCDRLGAPLAIVHKRRDRDVANQVTAHEVVGEVQGRVCVLVDDMIDTGGTICAAADALFAQGAEDVIVAATHGVLSGPAGDRLMNSKVSEFIFTDTLPVPADLALDKVTVLPIAPLIASAVREVFENGSVTRLLQDR
- a CDS encoding alkene reductase, with the translated sequence MSKTLFEPVTLGKLALNNRMVMAPMTRNRATADGRATELMATYYAQRASAGLIITEGIQPSTVGQGFLNTPGLHTDEQVASWQPVTEAVHRADGRIVAQLMHSGRIGHPSLYPSAHHSVAPSPIAAAGQCFGPDGPLDYPVPHELTADEIAQAVRDFAAASQNAIDAGFDGVELHAGNGFLLHQFLSDNTNHRTDAYGGSVAARTRFVAEVAEATAGRIGADRVGMRISPANPYNDIAESDTAHLYAELVQALPPLAFLHVMEAANRPQTLAVREQWQGQLILNPHSTTDAGPVSPETATEALNDGVADAVCFGAMFLANPDLPDRIRAGGPYNTVDESALYGGDHRGYTDYPVLRQGDVT
- a CDS encoding DUF2993 domain-containing protein, with product MRALRRTVITLIVLAVIFIGADRLALWFAEDFLAGKVTSATASATGSGEGKTQVDIEGFPFLTQVLGKELHEIRISADDTAPANGSGIAVRDIKGTAHGVKITGGFSGAVAEQVEGTATVTYASIARALDGDTGKTEIAPVTGGPDRIRITRDGMHVIARISTDGNTIRITPETEGAPEQNISLTGIPWGITAKTVQATDDGIKVSFAGNGVTLAG
- a CDS encoding amino acid adenylation domain-containing protein — encoded protein: METQAFSTRRTDTLYSTRLPDLLRQQASTHPEAVAVVYDGQELTYRELQANSSQLALYLRYLGAGADTPVGLYVEPSLELMIGAWGILASGGSYLPLSPEYPDDRLRYMIKNSAAKVIVTQEHLAARVEELAPNSTTIVTVGDTSTVPTGAWIRRTWEPLRPDNLAYVIYTSGSTGRPKGVMIEHRSIVSQLRWMQACGYLGPGTTVLQKTPMSFDAAQWEILAPAVGGRVVMGAPGIYRDPEALIDTIVKNKVTTLQCVPTLLQALLDTENLPSCTSLKQVFSGGEALTTKLARAFAEEMPRSSLVNLYGPTECTINATAHLIDPETLGDEEASAIVSIGVPVDNTTCFILDENLQPVNIGEKGELYIGGAQLARGYLNLPGQTKERFITHPFIPCERLYKTGDLAYWNPDGTIQFSGRADSQVKLRGYRVELEEIASAIEEHIWVKRAAAVVTDDPRTGFQNLVACVELNPKEAALMDQGNHGSHHQSKESKLQVKAQLSNPGLRDPEELRIRPVIELPGGKESSRQRREVFARKTYRFYEGGEVSYADLRELLQPREVTSYSRSVDQLRRAELGEILRWFGPFYSEERLLPKYAYASPGALYATQMYLETGGVAGLDAGVYYFHPMDHTLVRVSDAQCPAPEGVEVHFLGKKQAIEPVYRNNIQEVLEFETGHMLGVFEEVLPEYGLTIRPAGYRQSVKDVLDVAGEDYYLGTFEIGSNDGQPGFDAVEIFLQAHPGRVEGLRSGMYRYADGDFDRISDEMVLKKHVIAINQGAYESASFGITAVSRADQGWLEYVSLGKKLHHLQRNGLQLGFMSSGYSSKTGYPLPAAQRIDDILDDAGVASGASYFFLGGKVSEEQIRSTGMREDSVHMKGPTEMIRDDLARFLPDYMIPNRVLMLDELPLTANGKIDCKALAASEEVNDAANTAATYVAPETPVERWLVDAWGKALKYSDVSMEDTFFASGGNSLIAVMLTHKINREFGTSLPLQILFEYSKLGDLAARIEDDSPEPSSRLLLLHDGGEGTPVFAWPGLGGYPMNLRLLAQEAGTGGPFYGIQAAGINTGEVPYPTIRDMAAADVEEIRRAQSEGPYTLWGYSFGARVAFETAWQLEQAGEKVENLLLICPGNPKVRQVDRRQHGREASYRNPAYVTILFSVFAGSITGPELYACLRATRDEDSFVACIAAAFPALDKELVRRITRIVGETYEFDYSFDELSERRLDAPVTIFKASGDDYSFIEGRSGYSAAPPTVLDLEGDHYQVLKSHGVAELVGAIRTRLALS